The following proteins are co-located in the Apium graveolens cultivar Ventura chromosome 5, ASM990537v1, whole genome shotgun sequence genome:
- the LOC141659308 gene encoding syntaxin-related protein KNOLLE-like, producing MNDLMTKSWKSYVDLKKEALKDLEAGPDFEMSKTAQMDEGLTSFLAEAEIVKSEMNSIKDILVQLEQASEDSKALHKPEALKSIRNKINGNVVLVLKMARSIKGQLEEMDRGNAANRRLSGCKDGSPVDRTRSAVTNGLRKKLKELMMDFQGLRQRMMSEYKESVGRQYYTVTGEYPNEDVIEKIISDGNGGEQFMAKAIQEHGRGKVLETVVEIQDRHDAAKEIEKSLLELHQVFLDMAVMVEAQGEQMDDIEHHVMNAAQYVSAGSKNLKAAKGYQKSSRRCMCIGIILLLILILVIVLPIATSFHKS from the exons ATGAATGATCTAATGACAAAATCATGGAAGAGCTATGTGGATTTAAAGAAAGAGGCCTTGAAAGATCTCGAAGCAGGGCCCGATTTCGAGATGTCGAAAACAGCCCAGATGGATGAAGGCCTCACTTCATTTTTAGCTGAAGCAGAGATTGTGAAATCAGAGATGAATTCAATTAAAGACATCTTGGTTCAGCTTGAGCAAGCAAGTGAAGATAGCAAGGCACTGCATAAGCCCGAGGCTTTGAAATCGATACGAAACAAGATTAATGGTAATGTTGTGTTGGTGCTTAAAATGGCTAGGTCAATTAAGGGTCAGTTGGAGGAAATGGACAGGGGTAATGCTGCGAATAGGCGGCTTTCGGGGTGTAAGGATGGGAGTCCTGTGGATAGGACTAGGTCTGCGGTTACGAATGGATTGAGGAAGAAGTTGAAGGAATTGATGATGGATTTTCAGGGGTTGAGGCAGAGGATGATGAGTGAGTATAAGGAGAGTGTGGGGAGGCAGTATTATACGGTCACGGGTGAGTACCCGAATGAGGATGTTATTGAGAAGATTATTTCGGATGGAAATGGTGGGGAACAGTTCATGGCTAAGGCCATTCAG GAACATGGAAGGGGAAAAGTGCTGGAGACAGTGGTTGAGATACAGGACAGGCACGATGCTGCGAAAGAGATAGAGAAGAGTTTGTTGGAGCTACACCAGGTGTTCCTAGATATGGCAGTGATGGTGGAGGCACAAGGAGAACAAATGGATGATATCGAGCACCACGTGATGAATGCAGCGCAGTATGTTAGTGCCGGATCTAAGAACCTTAAGGCTGCAAAGGGGTACCAGAAGAGCAGCAGGAGGTGCATGTGCATTGGGATCATATTGTTGTTGATTCTCATTCTGGTCATTGTGCTCCCAATTGCAACCAGCTTTCATAAATCTTAG
- the LOC141659310 gene encoding proteinase inhibitor, whose amino-acid sequence MSLCQGKSSWPELVGATGEDAAATIEKENTLVDAIIVKEGTAVIENFSCKRVWVWVNCDGIVISIPQIG is encoded by the exons ATGTCGTTATGCCAAG GTAAAAGTTCGTGGCCTGAGCTTGTTGGAGCAACCGGAGAAGATGCTGCAGCGACAATAGAAAAGGAGAACACACTTGTGGATGCTATAATAGTGAAGGAAGGAACTGCTGTTATTGAAAATTTTAGTTGCAAGAGAGTCTGGGTTTGGGTTAACTGCGATGGCATTGTCATTAGCATTCCCCAGATTGGTTAA